Proteins encoded by one window of Arachis ipaensis cultivar K30076 chromosome B04, Araip1.1, whole genome shotgun sequence:
- the LOC107638172 gene encoding WAT1-related protein At1g68170-like isoform X2 → MATRNWRALHKNNTFLYRKHQQASDRQISPPYLMPMSRVVKPVVVMVIVQIANAWMNVLYKLAVNDGMSLRVAVAYRYIFATAFIAPLAYILERKTRTKMTWTILFQSFLCGLFGGALAQNLQMEALALTSVTFATAISNLIPAITFILSLFFGMEKLNMRKAAGKAKIIGTMTGIGGAMLMTFYKGVEVKMLSFHINLFNQRNGGGSSHGGGGLFLVGAVSSFFFNASYALWLIIQAKMSSAYPYPYSSTALMCLMAALLSVIFTFCVERDLSQWKLGWNVRLFTVAYAGIVVSGVMVAVTSWCLRMKGPLFVSVFSPLMLVVVAFAGSTILDEKLYLGSIIGSLLIVCGLYLVLWGKSKEMVKNELVPMCHQ, encoded by the exons CAAGCTTCTGATCGACAAATAAGCCCTCCATATCTAATGCCTATGAGCCGT GTGGTGAAgccggtggtggtgatggtgattGTGCAGATAGCAAATGCATGGATGAATGTTCTCTACAAGCTTGCTGTCAACGATGGCATGAGCCTCAGAGTAGCTGTTGCCTACCGCTATATCTTCGCTACTGCTTTCATTGCTCCTCTTGCTTATATTCTCGAGAG GAAGACAAGGACAAAGATGACTTGGACCATTCTCTTTCAGTCATTCTTGTGCGGTTTATTTGG GGGAGCATTGGCTCAGAACTTACAAATGGAAGCGCTTGCTTTAACTTCTGTAACATTTGCAACCGCCATATCCAACCTGATTCCGGCCATCACCTTCATCTTGTCCCTCTTCTTTGG AATGGAGAAATTGAATATGAGAAAAGCAGCAGGAAAGGCAAAGATAATAGGAACAATGACTGGAATTGGCGGAGCAATGTTGATGACATTCTATAAAGGCGTGGAAGTTAAGATGCTATCCTTTCACATTAACCTCTTCAATCAGCGAAATGGCGGCGGCTCGTCACATGGTGGCGGAGGGTTATTCTTGGTGGGTGCTGTGTCGTCGTTCTTCTTCAACGCGTCTTATGCATTGTGGCTGATCATTCAGGCGAAGATGAGTAGCGCATATCCGTATCCCTATTCAAGCACTGCACTCATGTGTTTAATGGCCGCACTTCTATCTGTTATCTTCACATTTTGTGTTGAGAGGGATTTGAGTCAATGGAAGTTGGGTTGGAATGTCAGGCTATTCACTGTAGCTTACGCT GGTATAGTGGTTTCGGGAGTGATGGTGGCTGTGACATCGTGGTGCTTACGCATGAAAGGTCCATTGTTTGTCTCTGTTTTTAGTCCTCTCATGCTAGTGGTTGTTGCTTTTGCTGGATCCACCATTCTTGATGAGAAGCTATATCTTGGAAG CATAATTGGATCGTTGTTGATTGTGTGCGGCTTATACCTGGTTCTGTGGGGTAAAAGCAAAGAGATGGTGAAAAATGAATTAGTGCCAATGTGCCATCAATAG
- the LOC107638172 gene encoding WAT1-related protein At1g68170-like isoform X4 — protein MIGGLSAVDTAIFILAIGDGIQQASDRQISPPYLMPMSRVVKPVVVMVIVQIANAWMNVLYKLAVNDGMSLRVAVAYRYIFATAFIAPLAYILERKTRTKMTWTILFQSFLCGLFGMEKLNMRKAAGKAKIIGTMTGIGGAMLMTFYKGVEVKMLSFHINLFNQRNGGGSSHGGGGLFLVGAVSSFFFNASYALWLIIQAKMSSAYPYPYSSTALMCLMAALLSVIFTFCVERDLSQWKLGWNVRLFTVAYAGIVVSGVMVAVTSWCLRMKGPLFVSVFSPLMLVVVAFAGSTILDEKLYLGSIIGSLLIVCGLYLVLWGKSKEMVKNELVPMCHQ, from the exons CAAGCTTCTGATCGACAAATAAGCCCTCCATATCTAATGCCTATGAGCCGT GTGGTGAAgccggtggtggtgatggtgattGTGCAGATAGCAAATGCATGGATGAATGTTCTCTACAAGCTTGCTGTCAACGATGGCATGAGCCTCAGAGTAGCTGTTGCCTACCGCTATATCTTCGCTACTGCTTTCATTGCTCCTCTTGCTTATATTCTCGAGAG GAAGACAAGGACAAAGATGACTTGGACCATTCTCTTTCAGTCATTCTTGTGCGGTTTATTTGG AATGGAGAAATTGAATATGAGAAAAGCAGCAGGAAAGGCAAAGATAATAGGAACAATGACTGGAATTGGCGGAGCAATGTTGATGACATTCTATAAAGGCGTGGAAGTTAAGATGCTATCCTTTCACATTAACCTCTTCAATCAGCGAAATGGCGGCGGCTCGTCACATGGTGGCGGAGGGTTATTCTTGGTGGGTGCTGTGTCGTCGTTCTTCTTCAACGCGTCTTATGCATTGTGGCTGATCATTCAGGCGAAGATGAGTAGCGCATATCCGTATCCCTATTCAAGCACTGCACTCATGTGTTTAATGGCCGCACTTCTATCTGTTATCTTCACATTTTGTGTTGAGAGGGATTTGAGTCAATGGAAGTTGGGTTGGAATGTCAGGCTATTCACTGTAGCTTACGCT GGTATAGTGGTTTCGGGAGTGATGGTGGCTGTGACATCGTGGTGCTTACGCATGAAAGGTCCATTGTTTGTCTCTGTTTTTAGTCCTCTCATGCTAGTGGTTGTTGCTTTTGCTGGATCCACCATTCTTGATGAGAAGCTATATCTTGGAAG CATAATTGGATCGTTGTTGATTGTGTGCGGCTTATACCTGGTTCTGTGGGGTAAAAGCAAAGAGATGGTGAAAAATGAATTAGTGCCAATGTGCCATCAATAG
- the LOC107638172 gene encoding WAT1-related protein At1g68170-like isoform X5, with translation MVIVQIANAWMNVLYKLAVNDGMSLRVAVAYRYIFATAFIAPLAYILERKTRTKMTWTILFQSFLCGLFGGALAQNLQMEALALTSVTFATAISNLIPAITFILSLFFGMEKLNMRKAAGKAKIIGTMTGIGGAMLMTFYKGVEVKMLSFHINLFNQRNGGGSSHGGGGLFLVGAVSSFFFNASYALWLIIQAKMSSAYPYPYSSTALMCLMAALLSVIFTFCVERDLSQWKLGWNVRLFTVAYAGIVVSGVMVAVTSWCLRMKGPLFVSVFSPLMLVVVAFAGSTILDEKLYLGSIIGSLLIVCGLYLVLWGKSKEMVKNELVPMCHQ, from the exons atggtgattGTGCAGATAGCAAATGCATGGATGAATGTTCTCTACAAGCTTGCTGTCAACGATGGCATGAGCCTCAGAGTAGCTGTTGCCTACCGCTATATCTTCGCTACTGCTTTCATTGCTCCTCTTGCTTATATTCTCGAGAG GAAGACAAGGACAAAGATGACTTGGACCATTCTCTTTCAGTCATTCTTGTGCGGTTTATTTGG GGGAGCATTGGCTCAGAACTTACAAATGGAAGCGCTTGCTTTAACTTCTGTAACATTTGCAACCGCCATATCCAACCTGATTCCGGCCATCACCTTCATCTTGTCCCTCTTCTTTGG AATGGAGAAATTGAATATGAGAAAAGCAGCAGGAAAGGCAAAGATAATAGGAACAATGACTGGAATTGGCGGAGCAATGTTGATGACATTCTATAAAGGCGTGGAAGTTAAGATGCTATCCTTTCACATTAACCTCTTCAATCAGCGAAATGGCGGCGGCTCGTCACATGGTGGCGGAGGGTTATTCTTGGTGGGTGCTGTGTCGTCGTTCTTCTTCAACGCGTCTTATGCATTGTGGCTGATCATTCAGGCGAAGATGAGTAGCGCATATCCGTATCCCTATTCAAGCACTGCACTCATGTGTTTAATGGCCGCACTTCTATCTGTTATCTTCACATTTTGTGTTGAGAGGGATTTGAGTCAATGGAAGTTGGGTTGGAATGTCAGGCTATTCACTGTAGCTTACGCT GGTATAGTGGTTTCGGGAGTGATGGTGGCTGTGACATCGTGGTGCTTACGCATGAAAGGTCCATTGTTTGTCTCTGTTTTTAGTCCTCTCATGCTAGTGGTTGTTGCTTTTGCTGGATCCACCATTCTTGATGAGAAGCTATATCTTGGAAG CATAATTGGATCGTTGTTGATTGTGTGCGGCTTATACCTGGTTCTGTGGGGTAAAAGCAAAGAGATGGTGAAAAATGAATTAGTGCCAATGTGCCATCAATAG
- the LOC107638172 gene encoding WAT1-related protein At1g68170-like isoform X1, protein MIGGLSAVDTAIFILAIGDGIQQASDRQISPPYLMPMSRVVKPVVVMVIVQIANAWMNVLYKLAVNDGMSLRVAVAYRYIFATAFIAPLAYILERKTRTKMTWTILFQSFLCGLFGGALAQNLQMEALALTSVTFATAISNLIPAITFILSLFFGMEKLNMRKAAGKAKIIGTMTGIGGAMLMTFYKGVEVKMLSFHINLFNQRNGGGSSHGGGGLFLVGAVSSFFFNASYALWLIIQAKMSSAYPYPYSSTALMCLMAALLSVIFTFCVERDLSQWKLGWNVRLFTVAYAGIVVSGVMVAVTSWCLRMKGPLFVSVFSPLMLVVVAFAGSTILDEKLYLGSIIGSLLIVCGLYLVLWGKSKEMVKNELVPMCHQ, encoded by the exons CAAGCTTCTGATCGACAAATAAGCCCTCCATATCTAATGCCTATGAGCCGT GTGGTGAAgccggtggtggtgatggtgattGTGCAGATAGCAAATGCATGGATGAATGTTCTCTACAAGCTTGCTGTCAACGATGGCATGAGCCTCAGAGTAGCTGTTGCCTACCGCTATATCTTCGCTACTGCTTTCATTGCTCCTCTTGCTTATATTCTCGAGAG GAAGACAAGGACAAAGATGACTTGGACCATTCTCTTTCAGTCATTCTTGTGCGGTTTATTTGG GGGAGCATTGGCTCAGAACTTACAAATGGAAGCGCTTGCTTTAACTTCTGTAACATTTGCAACCGCCATATCCAACCTGATTCCGGCCATCACCTTCATCTTGTCCCTCTTCTTTGG AATGGAGAAATTGAATATGAGAAAAGCAGCAGGAAAGGCAAAGATAATAGGAACAATGACTGGAATTGGCGGAGCAATGTTGATGACATTCTATAAAGGCGTGGAAGTTAAGATGCTATCCTTTCACATTAACCTCTTCAATCAGCGAAATGGCGGCGGCTCGTCACATGGTGGCGGAGGGTTATTCTTGGTGGGTGCTGTGTCGTCGTTCTTCTTCAACGCGTCTTATGCATTGTGGCTGATCATTCAGGCGAAGATGAGTAGCGCATATCCGTATCCCTATTCAAGCACTGCACTCATGTGTTTAATGGCCGCACTTCTATCTGTTATCTTCACATTTTGTGTTGAGAGGGATTTGAGTCAATGGAAGTTGGGTTGGAATGTCAGGCTATTCACTGTAGCTTACGCT GGTATAGTGGTTTCGGGAGTGATGGTGGCTGTGACATCGTGGTGCTTACGCATGAAAGGTCCATTGTTTGTCTCTGTTTTTAGTCCTCTCATGCTAGTGGTTGTTGCTTTTGCTGGATCCACCATTCTTGATGAGAAGCTATATCTTGGAAG CATAATTGGATCGTTGTTGATTGTGTGCGGCTTATACCTGGTTCTGTGGGGTAAAAGCAAAGAGATGGTGAAAAATGAATTAGTGCCAATGTGCCATCAATAG
- the LOC107638172 gene encoding WAT1-related protein At1g68170-like isoform X3: protein MPMSRVVKPVVVMVIVQIANAWMNVLYKLAVNDGMSLRVAVAYRYIFATAFIAPLAYILERKTRTKMTWTILFQSFLCGLFGGALAQNLQMEALALTSVTFATAISNLIPAITFILSLFFGMEKLNMRKAAGKAKIIGTMTGIGGAMLMTFYKGVEVKMLSFHINLFNQRNGGGSSHGGGGLFLVGAVSSFFFNASYALWLIIQAKMSSAYPYPYSSTALMCLMAALLSVIFTFCVERDLSQWKLGWNVRLFTVAYAGIVVSGVMVAVTSWCLRMKGPLFVSVFSPLMLVVVAFAGSTILDEKLYLGSIIGSLLIVCGLYLVLWGKSKEMVKNELVPMCHQ from the exons ATGCCTATGAGCCGT GTGGTGAAgccggtggtggtgatggtgattGTGCAGATAGCAAATGCATGGATGAATGTTCTCTACAAGCTTGCTGTCAACGATGGCATGAGCCTCAGAGTAGCTGTTGCCTACCGCTATATCTTCGCTACTGCTTTCATTGCTCCTCTTGCTTATATTCTCGAGAG GAAGACAAGGACAAAGATGACTTGGACCATTCTCTTTCAGTCATTCTTGTGCGGTTTATTTGG GGGAGCATTGGCTCAGAACTTACAAATGGAAGCGCTTGCTTTAACTTCTGTAACATTTGCAACCGCCATATCCAACCTGATTCCGGCCATCACCTTCATCTTGTCCCTCTTCTTTGG AATGGAGAAATTGAATATGAGAAAAGCAGCAGGAAAGGCAAAGATAATAGGAACAATGACTGGAATTGGCGGAGCAATGTTGATGACATTCTATAAAGGCGTGGAAGTTAAGATGCTATCCTTTCACATTAACCTCTTCAATCAGCGAAATGGCGGCGGCTCGTCACATGGTGGCGGAGGGTTATTCTTGGTGGGTGCTGTGTCGTCGTTCTTCTTCAACGCGTCTTATGCATTGTGGCTGATCATTCAGGCGAAGATGAGTAGCGCATATCCGTATCCCTATTCAAGCACTGCACTCATGTGTTTAATGGCCGCACTTCTATCTGTTATCTTCACATTTTGTGTTGAGAGGGATTTGAGTCAATGGAAGTTGGGTTGGAATGTCAGGCTATTCACTGTAGCTTACGCT GGTATAGTGGTTTCGGGAGTGATGGTGGCTGTGACATCGTGGTGCTTACGCATGAAAGGTCCATTGTTTGTCTCTGTTTTTAGTCCTCTCATGCTAGTGGTTGTTGCTTTTGCTGGATCCACCATTCTTGATGAGAAGCTATATCTTGGAAG CATAATTGGATCGTTGTTGATTGTGTGCGGCTTATACCTGGTTCTGTGGGGTAAAAGCAAAGAGATGGTGAAAAATGAATTAGTGCCAATGTGCCATCAATAG